One genomic segment of Erythrolamprus reginae isolate rEryReg1 chromosome 2, rEryReg1.hap1, whole genome shotgun sequence includes these proteins:
- the LOC139159828 gene encoding zinc finger protein 658B-like, producing MEPGKLLDPPSDTRSPPINNGRTHECSECGKSFARRSLLLTHKKDHVGNISSQGLQTEKSFSGENSKDPRRPPTLKVFKCEECDLSFSHKSFLRHQKIHTGEKPYQCLECGKFFREKSTLRNHERLHTGEEPYKCWECGKSFSRNSGLWRHEKIHAGIKSFKCFECGKCFIRSSSLQIHCKTHTGEKNEKCLECGKCFTHKSTLVSHQKIHTGERPYQCLECGKFFREKATLRNHEKIHTGEKPYKCWECGKCFSRKSSLGIHDKIHTGIKSYKCFDCGKCFAQSSYLQSHWKTHTGEKNEKCLECGKCFTHKSALVVHQRIHTGERPYECTECERRFVDSSELRKHQRWHKGVKPYECGECGKSFATQREVKNHERIHTGEKPFKCEECGKCFSQKEYLRTHQTVHTGEKPYSCLECGKCFGNKKGLRSHHKTHTGEKPYQCIDCGRFYKTSSALKIHVKIHMGEKNYKCLDCGRTFAQSANFRCHSQIHTRKKPHKCSECDKCFSQKDSLVRHQRIHTGQKTKCL from the coding sequence ATGGAACCTGGGAAACTCTTGGATCCCCCGTCAGACACAAGAAGCCCTCCGATAAACAATGGACGAACCCATGAATGCTCAGAGTGTGGGAAATCCTTTGCTCGCAGGTCCCTCCTTTTGACCCACAAGAAGGACCATGTGGGAAATATATCCAGTCAAGGTTTGCAGACTGAGAAATCCTTCTCTGGGGAAAACTCCAAAGATCCCAGAAGGCCCCCTACACTAAAAGTGTTTAAGTGTGAGGAATGTGATTTAAGCTTTAGTCATAAGTCATTTCTTAGACATCAGAAaatccacactggagagaaaccttaTCAGTGTTTGGAATGTGGGAAATTTTTCCGTGAAAAATCCACTCTCAGAAACCATGAGAGACTTCATACAGGGGAGGAACCTTACAAGTGTTGGGAATGTGGGAAGAGCTTTTCGCGGAATTCAGGTCTTTGGCGCCATGAGAAGATTCATGCAGGAATCAAATCTTTCAAATGCTTTGAGTGTGGAAAATGTTTTATCCGGAGTTCATCTCTTCAGATTCATTGTAAaacacacacaggggagaaaaatgaaaagtgcctcgaatgtgggaaatgttttacccACAAATCAACCCTGGTGAGCCATCAGAAAATCCACACTGGAGAGAGACCctatcaatgtctggaatgtggGAAATTTTTTCGTGAAAAAGCCACTCTCAGAAACCACGAGAaaattcacacaggggagaaaccttacAAGTGTTGGGAATGTGGGAAGTGCTTTTCTCGGAAGTCAAGCCTTGGGATCCATGACAAGATTCATACAGGAATCAAATCTTACAAATGCTttgattgtggaaaatgttttgcCCAGAGTTCATATCTTCAGAGTCATTGGAAaacacacacaggggagaaaaatgaaaagtgcctcgaatgtgggaaatgttttacccACAAATCAGCCCTGGTGGTACATCAGAGAATTCACACTGGAGAGAGACCCTATGAATGCACAGAATGTGAGAGAAGATTTGTGGATTCTTCTGAGCTTCGGAAACACCAGAGGTGGCACAAAGGAGTAAAACCCTATGAATGTggggagtgtgggaaaagttttgcTACACAAAGAGAAGTTAAGAATCATGagagaatccacacaggggagaagcccttCAAATGTGAGGAGTGTGGGAAATGCTTTTCCCAAAAAGAATACCTCAGAACCCATCAGAcggttcacacaggagagaagccctacAGCTGCCTAGAATGTGGAAAATGCTTTGGGAACAAGAAGGGTCTTCGGAGCCATCATaaaacccacacaggggagaagccatatcaaTGCATCGACTGTGGAAGATTTTATAAAACCTCATCAGCCCTTAAAATTCATGTGAAAATTCacatgggggaaaaaaattacaaatgttTAGACTGTGGGAGAACATTTGCTCAGTCAGCTAACTTTAGATGTCACAGCCAAATCCATACAAGAAAGAAACCCCACAAATGCTCAGAGTGTGATAAATGTTTTTCTCAGAAAGATTCTCTTGTGAGGCATCAGCGAATCCACACTGGACAAAAAACAAAATGTCTGTAG